DNA sequence from the Sinorhizobium sp. RAC02 genome:
CGCCGAGCCAGCGTGTCGCCAGCTTCAACATCGAAGGCGTGCGCGAGCAGGTCGACAAGGCGATCGACGAGTCCTTCAAGGCGCGCGGCATCGAGAAGTAACCCATCGACCTGGAGACGCGCCGTTCAATCGGCGCGTTTCGCTGCTCCGGTTTTGACAGGGTTTCCCATGACCGCACGCGACGACATCCTGGCTCTCGGCCAACGGATTGGCCAGTCCATCATCGGGCAGGAAGCGATGGTCGAGCGGTTGCTGCTCGGGCTGCTCGCCAACGGCCATCTGCTGGTCGAAGGCCTTCCGGGACTTGCAAAGACACGCGCCATCAAGAGCCTGGCGAAGAACCTCAATTCCGAACTCTCCCGCGTCCAGTTTACGCCGGACCTTCTGCCCGCCGATATTACCGGCTCGGAAATCTATTTCAGCGAGGGCGGCAAGGGCGAATTCAAGTTCCAGCAGGGACCGATCTTCGCCAATCTGATCCTGGCCGACGAGATCAACCGCGCGCCTGCCAAGGTGCAGTCGGCGCTGCTCGAGGCGATGGAGGAACGGCAGGTAACCGTCGGTGGCAAAAGCTATCCTCTGCCTGACCTGTTCATGGTCATGGCGACGCAGAACCCCATCGAGCAGGAAGGCACCTATCCGTTGCCGGAAGCCCAGCTCGACCGTTTCCTGATGCATATCGAGGTCGGCTATCCGGATGAGGCGTCTGAGGCCGCGATCATGCGGCTGGTGCGCGGCGAGGAGAATGCCGCCGAGCATGCAAAGTCGGCCGCGGTCGAGCGTCTCGATCCAGCGGCAATCTTCGCTGCTCGCAAGGAAATCGGCGCCGTGACCGTGTCCGATCCCGTCGAGAAATACATTGTCGCCCTTGTCTTCGCCACGCGTTATCCGGATCGTTACGACAGGGATCTCGCC
Encoded proteins:
- a CDS encoding MoxR family ATPase, which codes for MTARDDILALGQRIGQSIIGQEAMVERLLLGLLANGHLLVEGLPGLAKTRAIKSLAKNLNSELSRVQFTPDLLPADITGSEIYFSEGGKGEFKFQQGPIFANLILADEINRAPAKVQSALLEAMEERQVTVGGKSYPLPDLFMVMATQNPIEQEGTYPLPEAQLDRFLMHIEVGYPDEASEAAIMRLVRGEENAAEHAKSAAVERLDPAAIFAARKEIGAVTVSDPVEKYIVALVFATRYPDRYDRDLAKLLQVGASPRGVIGLDKVSRAYAWLKGRDYVTPDDVKAVVHDVFRHRLILSYEAHAVNTTPDKVIDRIVELVAVS